The following are encoded together in the Vigna unguiculata cultivar IT97K-499-35 chromosome 2, ASM411807v1, whole genome shotgun sequence genome:
- the LOC114174217 gene encoding NAC domain-containing protein 2-like, translated as MEGRTSSVLPPGFRFHPTDEELIVYYLCNQATSKPCPASIIPEVDIYKFDPWELPEKTDFGENEWYFFTPRERKYPNGVRPNRATVSGYWKATGTDKAIYSGSKHIGVKKALVFYKGKPPKGIKTDWIMHEYRLIGSRRQTNRQIGSMRLDDWVLCRIYKKKNMGKSLEAKEDYPIAQINLTPPNNETEQEVVKFPRTSSLTHLLDMDYLGPISHILSDSSYTSTFDFQLNTANAGIDPFIKPQPLEIPNNLYAADSGKYQVKQNSTINPTIFVNHVYDQRGQYQK; from the exons ATGGAGGGCAGAACAAGCTCTGTGCTTCCACCTGGTTTCAGGTTTCACCCCACTGATGAGGAACTAATCGTGTACTACCTTTGTAACCAAGCCACATCAAAACCATGCCCTGCATCGATCATTCCAGAAGTTGATATCTATAAGTTTGATCCGTGGGAATTACCTG AGAAAACAGACTTTGGAGAAAATGAATGGTACTTCTTTACCCCAAGAGAGAGGAAGTACCCAAATGGGGTGAGGCCTAATAGAGCAACTGTGTCTGGGTATTGGAAGGCCACTGGTACTGATAAAGCAATCTATAGTGGCTCTAAGCATATTGGGGTGAAGAAAGCTTTGGTCTTTTACAAGGGTAAGCCACCAAAGGGTATCAAGACAGATTGGATTATGCATGAGTACAGGTTAATAGGATCAAGAAGACAAACCAATAGACAAATTGGATCCATGAGG CTAGATGACTGGGTCTTGTGTAGGATCTACAAGAAGAAGAACATGGGAAAATCATTGGAGGCAAAAGAGGACTACCCAATAGCACAAATCAATCTCACACCACCAAATAATGAGACTGAACAAGAAGTGGTGAAATTTCCAAGGACTAGTTCCCTTACTCATCTTTTGGATATGGATTACTTGGGTCCAATATCACACATACTATCTGATTCATCATACACTTCAACCTTTGATTTTCAACTTAACACTGCCAATGCTGGAATAGACCCCTTCATAAAGCCACAGCCACTTGAAATTCCTAATAACCTTTATGCAGCAGATTCAGGGAAGTACCAAGTGAAACAGAACAGCACCATCAACCCCACCATCTTTGTGAACCATGTCTATGATCAGAGAGGACAAtaccaaaaatga
- the LOC114174218 gene encoding uncharacterized endoplasmic reticulum membrane protein C16E8.02-like isoform X2 encodes MAFFDLENHFAFYGAYHRNPVNTAIHVFFVWPIFFSALLILHFSPPFFFYLPNLEFSLWWNNVAFVVALLYSIFYLALDLRAGSLAAFLCALCWIGSSFLASQLRWSLAWKVVLVVQLVCWTQLFIGHGIFEKRAPALLDNLVQAFVMGPFFVLLEVLHNLFGYEPYPGFHSKVQAKVEANINEWQESKQKLS; translated from the exons ATGGCATTCTTTGATCTTGAAAACCATTTTGCCTTCTATGGAGCATACCACAGAAACCCAGTTAACACAGCAATCCATGTCTTCTTTGTTTGGCCAATTTTCTTCTCAGCCCTTCTCATTCTCCACTTCTCCCCTCCcttcttcttctatcttccaaACTTGGAGTTTTCTCTTTGGTGGAACAATGTTGCTTTCGTCGTTGCTTTGCTCTACTCAATTTTCTATCTTGCTTTGGATCTCAGAGCTGGTTCTCTTGCTGCTTTTCTTTGTGCCCTTTGTTGGATCGGAAGTAGCTTTCTTGCAAGCCAACTTCGGTGGTCTCTGGCTTGGAAG GTTGTTCTGGTGGTTCAACTAGTATGTTGGACACAGCTTTTTATTGGTCACGGTATATTTGAG AAAAGAGCACCTGCTCTTTTGGATAACCTCGTTCAGGCCTTTGTAATGGGTCCTTTCTTTGTATTGCTAGAG GTTCTTCACAATTTATTTGGTTATGAGCCATATCCAGGATTTCATTCAAAAGTGCAAGCAAAAGTTGAAGCCAACATCAATGAATGGCAAGAAAGTAAGCAGAAACTATCTTAG
- the LOC114174218 gene encoding uncharacterized endoplasmic reticulum membrane protein C16E8.02-like isoform X1 — translation MAFFDLENHFAFYGAYHRNPVNTAIHVFFVWPIFFSALLILHFSPPFFFYLPNLEFSLWWNNVAFVVALLYSIFYLALDLRAGSLAAFLCALCWIGSSFLASQLRWSLAWKVNQVVLVVQLVCWTQLFIGHGIFEKRAPALLDNLVQAFVMGPFFVLLEVLHNLFGYEPYPGFHSKVQAKVEANINEWQESKQKLS, via the exons ATGGCATTCTTTGATCTTGAAAACCATTTTGCCTTCTATGGAGCATACCACAGAAACCCAGTTAACACAGCAATCCATGTCTTCTTTGTTTGGCCAATTTTCTTCTCAGCCCTTCTCATTCTCCACTTCTCCCCTCCcttcttcttctatcttccaaACTTGGAGTTTTCTCTTTGGTGGAACAATGTTGCTTTCGTCGTTGCTTTGCTCTACTCAATTTTCTATCTTGCTTTGGATCTCAGAGCTGGTTCTCTTGCTGCTTTTCTTTGTGCCCTTTGTTGGATCGGAAGTAGCTTTCTTGCAAGCCAACTTCGGTGGTCTCTGGCTTGGAAGGTAAACCAG GTTGTTCTGGTGGTTCAACTAGTATGTTGGACACAGCTTTTTATTGGTCACGGTATATTTGAG AAAAGAGCACCTGCTCTTTTGGATAACCTCGTTCAGGCCTTTGTAATGGGTCCTTTCTTTGTATTGCTAGAG GTTCTTCACAATTTATTTGGTTATGAGCCATATCCAGGATTTCATTCAAAAGTGCAAGCAAAAGTTGAAGCCAACATCAATGAATGGCAAGAAAGTAAGCAGAAACTATCTTAG
- the LOC114173046 gene encoding photosynthetic NDH subunit of lumenal location 2, chloroplastic, with protein sequence MSSFTHATTLLHAHIKTHRKKSSSTAATTTTTTTATSTPLPHTGTNRRNLISTFLATSTAVVAVHGGTEQQALAQNWGTRSFLWEHFFGPGLSPEDAVARIKQTAEGLHDMREPLETLSWRYIMFYIRIKQAYLDQDLRTAFSTCPQNRRKDYVRTANELIDNFEEFDRYVRTPKVYESYVYYEKTLKSIDELVAILT encoded by the exons ATGTCCAGCTTCACCCACGCCACCACACTCCTCCACGCCCACATCAAAACCCACCGCAAAAAGTCCTCCTCCAccgccgccaccaccaccaccacaaccaccgccACTTCCACCCCTCTCCCCCACACCGGCACCAACAGAAGGAACCTCATCTCCACATTCCTCGCCACTTCAACAGCCGTGGTAGCAGTGCATGGCGGCACCGAACAACAAGCCCTGGCCCAGAACTGGGGCACCCGCTCCTTCCTCTGGGAGCACTTCTTCGGGCCCGGGCTTTCCCCGGAAGACGCGGTGGCCCGCATAAAGCAGACCGCTGAAGGCCTCCACGACATGAGGGAGCCTCTGGAGACTCTGTCTTGGAGGTATATCATGTTCTACATACGCATCAAACAGGCCTACCTTGACCAGGATTTGAGAACTGCTTTCTCCACCTGTCCTCAGAATCGTCGCAAAGACTATGTCAGAACTGCTAATGAGTTGATCGACAACTTTGAAGAG TTTGATCGCTATGTTCGGACGCCAAAGGTGTATGAATCGTACGTATACTACGAGAAGACATTGAAGTCAATAGATGAACTTGTGGCCATACTAACATAG
- the LOC114173047 gene encoding CASP-like protein 7 has product MKGSSIEVGEAIKGASPRKGVRRGLSIMDFVLRIVAAVATLGAALAMATTNETLPFATQFIKFRAQFDDLPSLVFFVMGNSVVCGYLVLSLVPSIFHIVRSTAVKSRILLVAFDTVMLGLITAAASAATSIVYIAHNGNTGANWFAICQQYNNFCQRISGSLIGSYIAVALFTILIILSVVAISRN; this is encoded by the exons ATGAAGGGGAGTTCAATTGAAGTTGGAGAAGCCATAAAGGGTGCATCCCCAAGAAAAGGGGTGAGAAGAGGGTTATCTATAATGGACTTTGTTTTGAGAATTGTTGCAGCTGTTGCAACCCTAGGTGCTGCATTGGCCATGGCAACTACCAATGAGACCCTTCCATTTGCCACACAATTCATCAAATTCAGAGCTCAATTTGATGACCTTCCCTCACTTGT GTTTTTTGTGATGGGCAACTCTGTTGTTTGTGGCTATCTTGTGCTTTCACTTGTTCCATCTATCTTCCACATAGTGAGGAGCACTGCAGTGAAAAGTAGAATTCTCCTTGTTGCTTTTGACACG GTAATGCTGGGTCTGATCACAGCCGCAGCCTCTGCAGCAACATCGATAGTGTACATAGCACACAATGGAAACACAGGTGCCAATTGGTTTGCGATCTGCCAACAATACAACAACTTCTGTCAACGCATTTCGGGTTCTCTCATTGGCTCTTACATTGCTGTTGCTCTCTTCACAATACTAATCATCCTATCAGTTGTTGCAATTTCTCGAAACTGA